ACGTCGACGAGGCGCTCGCGGCCTACGACCAACTGTTCGCGCTGCTGCCCGGGGACGCGGAGGTGAAGAAGCGGAAGGACGAGCTCGCGGCCCAGTGGAAGATCAAGGACGATGCGCACCAGAAGGCCCGCGACTACATACTCAAAACGTGGCCCGCGATCGCGACGATCCCGGATTTCGACGAGAGCCTCAAGCACATTCGCACTGCGGTGGACGTGTGCAAGAAGCACGGCGACAAGTTGACGGTCCGCAAGCTGCTCACGGTGTTCCCCACGGCCGCGGTGAAACTCAACGAGCTGGTCGCCCCGCTCGACCCGGCGAGCGAGGCCGACCGCAAACTGGCCAAGACCGCGGAGGGCGTCGGTAAGGTGATGGGGGCGCTCGAACAGGAACTTCGCAAGTTTGTTGAGGGCTGAGCGGAAGGCAGATGGCAGAAGAAGGCAGAGCCGCGGATCAACGCAGATAACGCGGATCAGAGATCAGAGAACAGAGAACAGAGAACAGAGAACAGAGAACAGACGGCCGAGGTGTTGTTTTTGTCGCCCCGGATGGGCGTCCGATGGTAGCCAGGGGTGGAGCGCTAGCGCAACCCCCGGTAGACATCACACACAATCCCTGATAATCGGCACACAAATGACCGAGCCCCGTGAGGGGCGACAGGCCCAACTGAAGGCTCTGTCGCCCCTCACGGGGCTCGGTCTCATTTCGTTTATGAGTCCCGGGGTTCGTGGGAACCCGCAGGGGGCGCTGTGCCTTCGGCTGCGCTCCGCCCCTGGCTACCGTCGGTCGCCCCATCCGGGGCGACAAAAACAACACACACCTCGGCCGTCTGTTCTCTGTTCTCTGTTCTCTGTTCTCTGATCTCTGATGCTGATCGGCACTTCGCGTTACGGGGTCAAGCCGAAATCCCGAGCGTTGATGAAGTACGGTGTGCTGAAGTTGCGGTTCTTCGACGGCACTTTGGCGCGCTGCTTTTGGATCGCCGCTATGAACTGGATGATGGTATCCTGGACCTTCAGTTCGGAGTTGTTGTCGAGCAATTTCGCGCCGCTCAGGGTGTTCCCGCCCTTTACTTCCTTAATGAACGTCTGATCGATGGGGTTGAGGTTGAACGCCTTGGCCCGCCGCGGGTCGCCGACCAGCACTTCGTTGTAGAAGAACTCGCTCTGTTTTTTCCCGACCGCGTCTTTGTCCGCGTAGAGGAACAGCATCGGGTTGTTCTCGCGGATCTTGGGCGCGTAAGTGCTGATCCATTTTTTCGCGTTCGCTTCGGAGATGGAGGGCGGGCGGCTGGGGCTGAGCCACACGGCACCCGAGATGTCCTGCCCGCCCTCCGTCTGGAGTTGCCCGACGAGGGGTTGCGGCACGTAGTCGTAGCCGGGCACGCCCACCCCCAACTGGCCCTCTTTCGGGAACACCGCCGGGCGCTGCCACTCGGCCGCGAGCCACGCGACGCCCAGGGTGGCCGCGTCACCGGCCCCGATCAAGTAAATCGAACTACAATTCAGAGTCTTGTTGTCGTTCTTCGAGTCGAGGTGGACGCGGACCGCGGCCAGGTCGTTGAGGTATGCCGGGAGGTACCGGTCGGCCCGAGTCGGGCTCAGATCTTTGAAAAACAGTTCGTTCTTGAGCGGCTTCTTCGGGGGGCCGCCCTTGATGTACCCGTTGAAATTAACGGCGCCCCCGTTCAAGAACGGGTTGGTCCAGAACTTCTTCGGGTCCTTGATGTCCGTGCTCTTGCCGTGCCCGCGCCAGTCGAACCGGAACACGTGGTACCCCGACTCGTTGAGGCGCCCGGCGAGACCGGCCCAGTCCCCCTTCGTCATGTCCCGGTCCGGCCCGGGCGGGTACAGGAGGATCACCACCGGCGCGGTCGCCGCGTCCTTGGTGGTGGCGTGGAACAGGCCCTTCAGTTGCACGCCGTCCGCCGTCAAAAACGATTCCTCGGCCGGTGCCTCGCCCTTCGGCTGCGCCGCGACCGGTGCGGTGTGCAGGGTCGAGAGCCCGATCGCCGCAGCGAACGCAACCGGGGCAGCTAACCAGCGTCGCATGATCTGTCCTCGTGAGCGAGATGGGAGCGGTACATTGAGGAACGTATTTGGATCATACGTCGTTGGCGCGCGAGACGCCAGCGACGAGCGGTGGCCAAATGTAAGGCGCGAGTGCAAAAATTGAACACGCTGCGCTCGCCGCGGTTCCCCTTTACCCGATGAACTGTTCGAGAAACTTGCGGCTCTGGCGGAGCGCGCGCTGGCGCTCGGCGAGCGAGCCCTCGAACGCCCGGTCCTCCACTTCAATGCACACCGGGCCGGTGTATCCCACATCCGTCAGTGCGGCGAAGAACTCGCCCCATTTGACGTCGCCCAGCCCCGGCAGCTTCGGCACGTGCCAGCCCAGCCCGAGAACGCCCACGTCGTAGAGCCGGGCCGAATCGACGCGCTCGTCCTTCGCGTGAACGTGGACGATGCGCGACCCGAACTCGCGCACGGCGCGCCCGCAATCGATGAACTGCCAGACCAGGTGCGACGGGTCGAAGTTTAGTCCGAGGGGCGCGTCCGGGAACGTGTCGAACAGGCGCCGCCAGAGGGCCGGGCTGAACGCGACGTTTTTACCGCCGGGCCACTCGTTCTCACTGAACAGCATCGGGCAGTGCTCGATGCCGATCCGCACACCGGCCTCGTTCGCGGCGTCCAGCACGCGCGGCCACACCTGTTTGACGAGGTCGAAGTTCGCGTTCACCGTGCCGGCCGGGTCGCGCCCGATGAACGTGTTCACTAGGCCTACGTTGAGCTTCGCGGCCGCCTCGATCACTTTGATTAAATGGTCGCACACCAGAGCCCGGTGCGCGGGGTCCGGGTCGAGTGGGTTCGGGTAATAACCCAGGCCGGAGATGTTCACGCGGTGGATACGGAGCAGATCCTGAACGCTCGCGGCGGCCTCGTCGGTGAAGTTCGTCACGTCGAGGTGCGTGACGCCCGCGTACCGCCGGTCGGCGCGGCCCGGCGGCCAGCACATCAGTTCGACGCACGAGAACCCTTCGTCCGCCGCGAACGCTAACACCTGCTCGAGCGGTTGATCGCCCAGGATGGCCGACACGAATCCGAGTTGCATGAGATCTCCGAGTTATGGGTGCTCACGGCCGGCCCGCGGGCCGGCGCCGCGCTCGCGGTAAACTAAACACCGGAAACGGAATACTACTCGCTTTCTCATCAACGGATGACTGGACTGGCCGATTCAGATCGTCGATACTTATGCGGAAGATGTGCCCCGCCGCAGCATACCACTGTGTGCCACGAAAGAAAGAGGGTGTTCCGTGCATAGATTCAAAACTTGGGTATGGGTAGTCGCGATTGCGGGCGCAACAGCGCACCCCGCGTTCGCGCAGAACACCGGAAACACTGGGAATACCGGGACGAGTGGAACCAGCGGAACCAGCACCGGGAGCACTTTAGGGAGCAGTATCGGCAGCAGCCTGGGGAGCAGCACCCTGACCGGGTCGTCGTCGGCGATTCAAACGGTTACGGCCCCGGACCCGCCCAGCGCCCCGACCGGAACCGCGACCAGCTCGTCCGCGAAATCGAACTTCCTCTCGGGCTATTTCGCGAACCCGTATTACCAGGGGATTAACAACAAAGCGAGCTCCACCCCAGGGGGCTTCGGTGCGGCGCTTTACGGCACTACGGGCGCAACAGGCACGACCGGCCGGACGGGGGCCACGGGCGCCCGCGGCACGCAGAGCACTGCTAACCAGAGTGGCATTCTGATTCCGCTCCCGGTCCAGATCCACTACGCCGCTCAGATGCGGTTCCCCACGCCCCCCGTTCCTGCCATCAAGTTGCAGACGGACCTCCGGGGCATCATTGACGCGGGCGGATTTGCGAACTCGAAGAGCGTGCAAATCATCGCCGACGGGAACAACGTGATCCTCCGCGGGACCGTAAAAGATGACGAAGAGGCCCGACTCGCTGAAGGGCTCGTGCGCCTCACGCCCGGGGTCGGTAACATCACGAACGAGCTCACGTTCCCGGTCGCGAGCAAGTAACGCACGGCAGATTTGAGAGCCTTGAAGCCCGCGAACCGAGTTCGCGGGCTTCTTCGTTTCCGGTCGCGGATATAATAGACCACACGATCCGATTTCTCTGATGCAGGAAACCAGCATGGCGGGCGTTAACCCGTATATCCAGAAGGGGCCGGCGCCGAAGGCGACTCAGCCGTTCAAGGTCACATTCGTGGACGAATCGACGGGTCAATCGACCGAGGTTGCGGTCGATCCGGCCACGTTCCCACTCGGACACATCGGTCTGGAAGGCAGCGTTTTGGACATCGCCGACGGCGCGGGCCTTGAGATCAATCACTCGTGCGGCGGCGTGTGTGCGTGCTCGACGTGCCACGTGCGCATCGAGAAGGGCGGCGCGAGTTGCTCGCGCGCGACGGAAAACGAGGAAGACGAACTGGACAAGGCCCCGGACCTGTCGCCGGAGTCGCGGCTCGCGTGCCAGTGCGTGCCCAACGGCACCCAGGACCTGATCGTGCTCATCCCCAAGTGGAACCGGAACGAAGTCAAGGAAGCCGCCCACTGACCGGTTTCGTGCGGGGACTTGCCCTTTTTTCCCCGCCCGAGGGGGGCTAGACTTCCTCCCGCGCTCCGGTTGCCGCTCGCGGCACGACACGGATTTGGCCGCGGAAGGACGATCATGGCCACCGCCCCCAGCCCGAACG
The Gemmata palustris DNA segment above includes these coding regions:
- a CDS encoding alpha/beta hydrolase translates to MRRWLAAPVAFAAAIGLSTLHTAPVAAQPKGEAPAEESFLTADGVQLKGLFHATTKDAATAPVVILLYPPGPDRDMTKGDWAGLAGRLNESGYHVFRFDWRGHGKSTDIKDPKKFWTNPFLNGGAVNFNGYIKGGPPKKPLKNELFFKDLSPTRADRYLPAYLNDLAAVRVHLDSKNDNKTLNCSSIYLIGAGDAATLGVAWLAAEWQRPAVFPKEGQLGVGVPGYDYVPQPLVGQLQTEGGQDISGAVWLSPSRPPSISEANAKKWISTYAPKIRENNPMLFLYADKDAVGKKQSEFFYNEVLVGDPRRAKAFNLNPIDQTFIKEVKGGNTLSGAKLLDNNSELKVQDTIIQFIAAIQKQRAKVPSKNRNFSTPYFINARDFGLTP
- a CDS encoding sugar phosphate isomerase/epimerase family protein → MQLGFVSAILGDQPLEQVLAFAADEGFSCVELMCWPPGRADRRYAGVTHLDVTNFTDEAAASVQDLLRIHRVNISGLGYYPNPLDPDPAHRALVCDHLIKVIEAAAKLNVGLVNTFIGRDPAGTVNANFDLVKQVWPRVLDAANEAGVRIGIEHCPMLFSENEWPGGKNVAFSPALWRRLFDTFPDAPLGLNFDPSHLVWQFIDCGRAVREFGSRIVHVHAKDERVDSARLYDVGVLGLGWHVPKLPGLGDVKWGEFFAALTDVGYTGPVCIEVEDRAFEGSLAERQRALRQSRKFLEQFIG
- a CDS encoding BON domain-containing protein, with the protein product MHRFKTWVWVVAIAGATAHPAFAQNTGNTGNTGTSGTSGTSTGSTLGSSIGSSLGSSTLTGSSSAIQTVTAPDPPSAPTGTATSSSAKSNFLSGYFANPYYQGINNKASSTPGGFGAALYGTTGATGTTGRTGATGARGTQSTANQSGILIPLPVQIHYAAQMRFPTPPVPAIKLQTDLRGIIDAGGFANSKSVQIIADGNNVILRGTVKDDEEARLAEGLVRLTPGVGNITNELTFPVASK
- a CDS encoding 2Fe-2S iron-sulfur cluster-binding protein; protein product: MAGVNPYIQKGPAPKATQPFKVTFVDESTGQSTEVAVDPATFPLGHIGLEGSVLDIADGAGLEINHSCGGVCACSTCHVRIEKGGASCSRATENEEDELDKAPDLSPESRLACQCVPNGTQDLIVLIPKWNRNEVKEAAH